Below is a genomic region from Catenuloplanes atrovinosus.
GGAGCTGTCCAGGGACGAGGACCGCGCGGTCGCGCTCACCGCCACGTACATCCTCACGCGCCGCGGCGACGCCCCGGCGTGACGGCCGCCGGTCAGTCCGCCACGGAGATCGCGGCGGCCGGGCAGATCGCGGCGGCGTGCCGCACGTCCGCGGCATCGCCCGGGTCCGGCCGGTCGGTGAGCAGCGTGACGATGCCGTCCTCGTCGCGCTGGTCGAAGACCTCGGGGGCGGTGATGACGCACTGCCCGGAGCCGATGCAGCTGTCCTGATCCACGGAGAGCCTCATCGGATCAGTCAACGCCGATCAACGGTGCCGGTCAAGCGACGCCCGGCTACTCGAACCGGACACCGTCGATGGTGACGGTGCCGCGGCCGCCGTACCAGAAGCCCATCGCGAGCTGGCCCGGGCGGGTGGGGTCGATGCCGTTCGCGGCCATCGGGATGCGGATGTCACGGTACCGCGTGGTCACCGCCGGCCGGGCGCCACCGTCCAGGACGTACTCGCCGAGGAGCCGGGTGGTGCCGCCGAGGCTGAGGTGGAAGTGGGACTCCTCGCCGCCGGCATCGCCCCTGATCCGGACCACCAGGTGCGTGTACGCGGAGACGTCGGTGCCGACGTCGCTGCCGAACCAGCCGCAGTTGTCGTAGCGCAGCGTGAGCGCGCCGTCGGCGACCACGCCGCCGCCGTCGCCGTTGGCGAAGCAGTTGCCGCCGGTCCAGCCGCGCAGGTCGTTCCGGGCGTCCGCGGGATAGGCGGGCGCGCCGTCGAAGTCGTCGAGCGTCAGGCCGCCACCGGCCGGGACCGACGAGGTCGGCTCCGGCTCCGGCTCCGGCTCCGGCTCCGGGGCGGATGGTGCCGGAGTGCCGCCCGCACCCGGGTCGACGGCGAGGTTACCGAGGCCGAGCCAGCCGTCGCCGCCCTGGCTCGCGTTGCCGAAGCGCAGCTTCTTCGCCGCCGGACTGATCGCCTCCAGCGGGTTCCGCACCCGCAGCACCACCTGATAGGACCCGGCCGGTACGCCGGTGAGGTCCACGCCGGTCTGGAAGTACCGCGGGTGCCCGTGGTCGAGGTACGCCGCGCCCGCGTTCCAGTCCGGGAACGCCCGGATGCGCAGCGGCATGACCGTGCGCAGGTCCCACGAGGTGTCCCAGGTCTTCACCACCGTGCCGGCCGCGTCCCGGAGGCCGAGCGACATCGTCCACGGGTAGTAGAACGGCGCGACGCCCCGGTTCGCGATGGTGACCCCGACCGTGGCCGTGCCGCTCGCGCGGTCCGGCAGGTACGCGTGGGTGGCCGTCAGGTCGTACCCCATCAGCCGTACGGCCTCGGCCACCCGCGGATCCGAGGGGGCATAGCCCTGGCTGCCCTGGTTGATCTTCCAGGTGGTGTGCTCCAGCTCGATGCAGGCCCGCATGTCGTCGACCTGCCCGGAGCCGCCCGGCCAGGCGTCGAACGCGGTCCCCTGAATCTCCGGCCGCACCTCGCCGCCCATCGAGCTCGTCATCCACTTGTTCTCCACGCCCCGGTCGAGCGCGCGTTCCAGCTGCGAGTACGAGGCGCCGCCCAGGGATCGCGGCAACGTGACCCCGGCCGCGGGTGAGCCCTCCCGGTAGCAGAACGAGTCGTCGTGGTAGCCGATGTCGAGGTCGTCCGCCGCGCCGCCGGCCGACTCCGGATAGCGGATCTCCAGCTTGGTGACGTCGAAGGCGTCGTCGAACGCGCGCACGATCCGCGCGCCGCTGGCATCGGTGGGCATCAGGTTCGGGTGGCCGTCCCCGGTGTCCGCGTCGAACGGCCAGGTGTGCCACTCGCCCCAGAGCCCGACGATGCCGAGGTTGAGGAAGCCGATCCGCGGGTCGCCGTCGTAGCGGGCACCGAGCGCGCCGATGAACGCGGTGACCGCGTCCAGCAGGTACGGGCTGTCGTAGTCCGGCGAGACCGTTCCCCAGTGCGTGTTGGTCCGGTAGGCCACGTGCCCGTCGAAGCAGCGCGGGATCGCGTTGGCCGGGTGGCCTCCGGTGCCGCCCGGGTACTCCAGGTAGAACCGGATCGCGGCCTGGTTGCCGTATGACGCCATCTCGTTCAGCGCGCGGTCCACCACGGACCAGTCGTACGCGGCGCAGTTCCCCGCGTCCCGCATCACCTCGGACAGGCCGAAGTAGCTCCAGGACAGCGACCGCGGATAGCCCGCGTTCTGGTCCTCGCCGGGGACGTAGAACCGGGCGAAGCCCTTGAGCGGGTTGTCCAGCGGTCCGGGCGCGGCGGTCAACGCGTGCGCGGTCAGCGACGGGTCCGGTGCGGCCGGCGGCGCGGGCCGCTCGGGCACGCCGGACACCGCGGCGGCGGGCCGGGCGAACAGGTCGGCGGCGGCGCTGTGCGCGGCGAAGAGGGCCGCGAGCGCGAAGACCGCGCAGAGCGCGATCAGGCGGGCATGGCGCATGGCGGATCCTTCATACGGGTCGGCGGCTCACCGGCAGCCTATGGCGGTGAACCGCCGGCAACCGTACGGCCGGGGGTAACACCCACGAACGGCGCGCTCAGCGGCCGAGGCGGCGCCCCGCGGCCGTGGCCAGCGACGCGGTCAGCACCACCGCGATCGCCGGCGCCAGCACCAGGTGCGGCGCGCCGAACAGGTGGGCGCGCCCGTCCGACACCATCGCGCCCCACTCGGGCGTCGGCGGCTGCACGCCCAGGCCCAGGAACGACAGGCCGGACACGCTCAGCAGCGTGCCCGCGAAGCGCAGGCACAGGTGCGCGACCAGCGGCGACCGGATGTTCGGCGCGATGTGCCGCCCGGCGATGCGCAGCGGGCCGGCGCCGAGCGCGCGCGCCGCGTCCACGTAGTTCAGCCCGGCCTCGCGTACGGTCAGCTGGTAGGCCTGCCGGGCGAACGGCGTCCAGCCGACCGCGCACACCGCGACCAGGACGGACGGCAGGCCAGGGCCGAGCACGACGGCCGCGAGCAGCCCGATCAGCACGGTCGGCAGCGATGCGCACAGGTCCGCGAGGCGGGCCACCCCGCCCCGGCCGAGATAGCCCGCGACCAGCCCGGCGAGCGTGCCGGCCACGGCCGGGAACAGCACGCCGGCCGCGGTCAGGCCGAGCGTGAGCCGGCCGCCGGAGACCAGCCGGGACAGCACGTCCCGGCCGAGTTGGTCGGTGCCGAGCGGGTGCGCCCAGGACGGGCCGGCCAGGATCGCGGTGAAGTCGGTGGCCACCGGGTCGGGCAGCGCCAGCGGCGCCAGCAGGAACACGGCGCCGGCGGCGAGCAGCCACCTCATCCGCGGTCCCGCGCGACCGGGTCCAGCGCGAGCTGCACCACCTCGGCCAGCACACCGCCGGCCAGCGCGATCGCCAGCACGACCAGCGTCGCCGCCTGCACCACGGGCAGGTCCTGGGCGAGCACGGCATCGTAGAGCAGCCGGCCCAGCCCGAGTACGCCGTAGACGACCTCGACCACCACGGAACCGCCGATCAGCCCGGCCACGAACATGCCGGACAGCGACAGCACGGAGACGGTCCCCTGCCGGGCCGCGTGCCGCCACAGGATCCACGACGGCCGCAGCCCGTGCGCGCGGGCGGCGCGGATGTGCGGCCGGGTCAGCACCTCCACCGTCTCCGCGCGGACCAGCTGCGCCGCGAGCGCGGCCGGGTAGACCGCCATGGTGAGCACGGGCAGCACCACGTGCCGGGGCTCGCCCCAGCCGACCGCCGGCAGCACACCGCCCCACACGGCGAAGACCAGGATCAGCACCGGCGCCAGCACGAACTCCGGCACGGACACGCCGAGCACGCCGCCGCCGGTCAGCAGCCGGTCGGCCCAGCCGCCCGGGCGGTGCGCCGCGCGCACGCCGGCCGGGATGCCGGCCGCGGCCGCGAGCAGCAGGGACAGCGCGGCCGGCAGCGAGGAGACCAACAGCGCGTCGAGCACCATGGCGGCGACCGGCGTGCGGGTCACGAACGACAGCCCGAGGTCGCCGCGCAGCGCCGCCAGCAGCCACCGCCAGTACTGCTCGGCCGGCGAGGCGTCGAGGCCGAACTCCGCGGCGACACGGGCCCGCACGGCGGCGTCCGGCACCTCCGTGGCCACCCGCGTGCGCAGCACCGTGCCGGCGAACACCCGACAGGGGTTGTCGGGAATCGCTGGCACGATCCCGTACCGGATGACCATGCGATTCCGTTCGCGACAGGAGATCACCATGGACGACGGCCGTGCCGACTTCGACTTCATCTTCGGCGACTGGCGGGTACGCAACCGCAGGATCAGGGACAACGCGGACCCCGAGTGCACCGAGTGGGTCGAGTTCGACGCGACCGCGCACGCGGAGCCGATCCTCGGCGGCCTCGGCCACATCGACCGCATCACGGCCGAGGACCCGCCGTTCGAGGGTCTCACGCTGCGCCAGTTCGACCCGGAGGCGCGCGTGTGGCGGATCTGGTGGGCCTCCAGCCGCCGGCCCGGCCACCTCGACCCGCCGCTGGAGGGCGCGTGGCGCGACGGCCGCGGCGTCTTCGAGGGCGACGACGTGGTCGGCGGCAGGCCGGTGCGGCTGCGGTTCGAGTGGACCACGGACGGCGCCGACGCCGCCCGCTGGCAGCAGGAGTTCTCCTGGGACGGCGGCCGGACGTGGCGGCTCAACTGGGTGATGGAGCTGTCCCGCACCGGCGCCGCTTGACCCTCACGCCGGTCGAGGGTCCAGGCTCGCCCGCATGGACACGGTGATGACCGAACTGGGACGAGGACTCGAGCTGGCGCGCGCGGGCGAGCGCGCGCGGGCCCGGGAGACGCTGACGACGCTGTGGGACACCGTGGGCGAGCACGGCGACGCGCTGCACCGGTGCAGCATCGCCCACCACCTCGCCGACCTCCAGGACGATGTGCACGACGAGTTGCGCTGGGACGAGCGCGCGCTCGCCGCCGTGGCCGACCTCGACGACGCCCGGGCGCGGGCACACGACGCCTCGCTGCGGGTGCGTGCCTTCCTGCCGTCGCTGCACCTCAACCTGGCGGACGGCTACCTGCGCGCTGGTCAGGCCGGGCGGGCCCGGCAGCACGCCGACGCCACCGAGGCCCACCTGAGCGAACTCCCCGACGACGACTACGGCACGATGATCCGTTCCGCGCTCGCGCGCATCCGGTCCTCGCTGGGCTGAGGCCCCCCGCGTTCCGGGCCGGCGGCTCCACGTCCGCCGGCCGGGCCAGGTACCCCACCGGGCGAACGGGAGCCGGTGGCCGCGCGCGTCGAACAGCGGAGACCGCCGCCGCCACCGTCAGCGGTTCGCCACCGGGCTGGGGGTGACCGGGGGGACGTGCTGGAAGCGCACCCGGCTCAGCCAGCCCGGGAGGTCGCTGAGCACGTACAGTTCACCGGTGACGTCGGTGCCGATGGCGGTCGGCTGGGTGGGGAAGTTGCCGATCGTGGCGGTGTCGTAGCCGCCGCCGGACTTCGGGCGCACGGCGAACACCCGGGTCGAGCAGTAGTCGGCGGCGATGTACGTACCGTATGCCTGGGGGGTCTTGGCTCCTCGGTAGACCGGGCCGCCGGTCACCGAGCAGTTGTCGTTGTAGTGGTCGTACTCGAAGACCGGGTCGGTGTAGCGCACGTCGGACCGGCACTGCTCCGGGTCGAAGATCGGCGTGCCCTCCCGGCACGACCAGCCCAGGTTCGCGCCGCCCTGCCAGGGGCGGATGTGGTTGATCTCCTCGACCAGGCCCTGGCCGACGTCACCGATCCACAGCGAGCCGTCCACCGGGTCCACGGAGAACCGCCACGGGTTGCGCAGCCCGTAGAGCCAGATCTCCGGCCGGGCACCCGCCCTGCGGACGAACGGATTGTCGGACGGTACGCAGTAGAGCTTCGTGCCGCACGCCCGGTTGACGTCGATCCGCACGATCTTGCCGAGCAGCGTGCCGAGATCCTGCCCGGCCTTGAACGGGTCGTTCGCGTGGCCACCGTCGCCGAGCGACCAGTAGAGATAGCCGTCCCGGCCGAACGCCACCTGCCCGCCGTTGTGGTTGCCGTACTCCGCGTGCTCCTGCGTCAGCAGCACCTGCAGCCGATCCGGGGCGCCGATCGGCACCCGCGCCAGCGTCAGCGCACCGGCCGGCAGGCTCGTGTAGGCCACGTAGAGCAGCCCGGTGCGCGCGAAGTTCGGCGCGGGCGTGATGCCGAGCAGGCCACGCTCGTTGTTCGACGGGTCGACCAGCGCGGTCAGGTCCAGCACCGGCTCGGCCGCCAGGCCGGTGCCCGGATGGTACGCCCGGACGGTGCCGGCCTTCTCCGCGATCAGCATCCGCCCGTCCGGCAGCCCGGTGATCGCGATCGGCCGCCGCAGCCCGGACGCCACCTGCTCGGTGGCGACGGTCAGCTCCGTCAGCGGCGTCGCGCGGGTGTGCGAGGTCTCGGCCGCCGCGTCGCCCGCCACCGACACGGAGGTCAGCAGCAGCGCGGACAGGGCCGTAACCAGCAGGCCGGCCAGCATGGCGGCCGGACGCAGACGGCGTCGTGACATGTCTGAGCTCCTCGATCGAGGTGGCGGAGGCGGTGCGGGAGCGCTCCCAGAATACATCGACATAAGGCGATGTCCAGTCGGCCGCTCACGTGCGCGAGCCCTGGCCGCCCACGGCCCGGAGCCGTACGGCGAAGACGAGGCTCCCCACAGCGGACCGCGCCGATGGGTGGAGGGGCGGTCGTCCGTTGGGGACTGTGATTCCGGCCGGCATCGTGCTTCAGTGCTTGGACGAGTATCGGCTGGTGGAGTCGGCCTCGCGGTGAATCGCACTCACTTTCCGACCAGTGTGGAGGACGTTCGTGGCGCAGTTGATCCCGGTGCGGGTGGGTGCGGTCGAGGTGCTGCTGGAAGCGGTGCCGGTGGCGGGTTCGCAGGAGACGTCGGCGGCGGGCCGGGTGGCGGACTACGCGGCCGGGGCGTTCGAGCGGGCGCAGGCCGTGCTGGAGGAGGCGGCGGTGTCGACGGCGCGGACGGTGGGCCGGATCGTGGCCCGGGCCGGCAGCCCGGAGCTGGTGGAGGTGGAGTTCGGGGTGAAGGTCTCGGCGAAGGGCGACGTGATCGTCGCCGGCTCGACGGGCGAGGCCTCGCTGAAGGTGAAGATCGTCTACGGGGCGGCGGCCGTCGGCGGCGTGCCGGAGGAGGAGCCGGTGCCGTGACGGTGCCCGGCCTGGAGTTCCTCGGCCGGGTCGCCGGCGCGGAGGGCACCGCGGTGGGCACCTGTTTCCAGGTGGAGGCGGGCGTCCTGGTCACGGCCCGTCACGTGCTGCGCGATGCCGGCGCGGCCGAACTCGGTGACGTGGTGCGGGTGGCGCCGATCGGCGGCGGCCCGGCCCGGGACGCCGTGGTCGCGCGCGTCGACGACGTCCACGATCTGGCGGTGCTCACCACCCGTACCCCGTTGGCGGGTTCGTGTGTTCGTCTGATCCGGTCGGACGCGGTGCGCGACGACGAGCCGGTGACGGTGGCCGGCCACCCCACGATCGAGGACCCGGGCCACACCTACCAGCTGGTGTCCTCCGGCGGCCGGTGGCGGGGCCCGGCGTTGCGGGAGAACGTGCTGTGGTCGCGCCTGCAGGCGGACGCGGTGATGCCGGGGATGAGCGGCGCGCCGGTGCTGCGGGCCGCGGACCGGGCCGTGGCCGGCGTGGTGTCCGGCCGCTACAACTCCGCGGACGGCTGGCTGGCCAATGCGGTGTGGGTGGCCCGCGTCGAGGACCTGCGGCCGCTGCTGGACGGTGTCGCCCGGGTGGAGATCGACGACGACCTGCCGTCCGGGACGCGGCTGGACGTGGTGCTCGCGGTGTCGGACTCGCGGGTGCACCTGTCCGGGGCCGGCGAGGACGTGACGGCCGATCATCGCGGCGTGCGGGCCGGCCTGGTCAACGCGCTGCACGACGTGCGGCGGGAGCGGGCGCGACCGCAGACGGTGGTACGCGACGACGTCACCGCGGTGCGGAGCGCGCCGGGCGTGGTGTCGTTGCGTCGCGCCGGTGAGCTGCTGGCCGAGTCGTTCCTGCCGGTGCCGGTGGCGCAGGCGCTCGCCCGGGTGCTGCACCGCGCGGAGCGGGCCCATGTCCCGGTACGGTTCGGCGTCGAGGCGCCCGGGCACTGGCCGCTGCCGTGGGAGGCGCTGCCGGAGCCGGTGACCGGCCGGCCGCTGGTGCTGCACGAGCTGGTGTCGGTGTATCGCCGGGTGCCCTCGGCCGGCTCCCGCTCCACGCCCGCCGGCGGCCCGCTGCGGATCGTGGTCGCGATCGCGTCGCCGGAGACGGGCGGCGGCCCCCTGCTGGACTACGAGCGGGAACTCAGCAGCGTGCTGGACGCGGTGCACTCGGCGCACCGCAGCCGGGCGGTGGTGCGGATCGTGCCGTTCGCCACCACCGCCGCGATCCGCGCGGTCCTGGACGAGGACGCCACGCACGTGCTGCACCTGTCCGCGCACGGCGCCCCCGGGCTGCTGCACCTGGAGGACGAGCGGGGCAACGCCCGCGGCGTCGACGCGGAGACCCTGGTGCGGGAGGCGATCCCGCCGGGCCGGATGCCACGGGTGATCTCCCTGGCCGCCTGCTACACCGACGCGGAGGGCGAGGACGGCGCGCAGTCGTTCGCCGCGCAGCTGGCCCGGCGCGGCGCCGGCGCGGTGATCGCGACCCAGACCTCGGTGACCGACGTGTACGCCACCCAGCTCTTCGCCCGCGTCTACGCGGAACTCGCCGGGTCCGGCTCGCCGGACGTGGTCGCCGCGGTCGCGCAGTCTCGCCGCGCGGTGCAACAGAACTTCTCCATGGGTACGGACGCGCTGACCCAAGCGGTGGCCGGCATGGACGAGTGGAGCGTGGTCAGCGTGCTGGCCTCCGCCCCGGCCGTGACCGTCGTGGACGGTGACGCTCCCGCCGGGCGGCGGGCGGAGACCGTCCCGGACCTGAAGGGTCTGCTGGCGCGCCCGGTGGGGCAGTTCGTCGGCCGCCGCCACGCCCAGCGCGTCCTGCCCGGCCTGTTGCTCAGCGACGGTACGGCCGGGGTGTTGCTGCACGGCATCGGCGGGATCGGCAAGACGACCCTGGCCGCGGAGCTGGTCCGCCGGCTGCTGGACACCGCGGATGACTGGCGCCTGGTCACCGTGACCGGCACGGCCACCGTGGACGGCGTACTCGCCGCGGTGGCCGACGTGGCGCGCCGGGACCTGCTCCGCCGGCAGGAACTGTTCGGGGACGCGGCGGTGGCCGTGCAGACGGCCGGCCGGGTGGACGTGCCGTGGCGGGACCGGTTCGGGCTGCTGCGGGAGGACGTTCTGGCCGGCGTCCGGATTCTGCTGGTGCTGGACAACTTCGAGGACAACCTCGCCGCGGACGCCGGCCACGGCTGGTCGATCACGGATCCGAACCTGGCGGGGCTGCTCGCCGCGTGGCTCGGCAGTCCCGGCCGTAGCCGGCTGCTGATCACCTGCCGGTATCCGTTCGCGCTCGGCGGCCGGTTGCACGCCTATCAGGTGCCGCCGCTGAGTCTGGCCGAGACCCGGAAGCTGCTGTGGTCGCTGCCCCGCCTCGACCGGCACGCCGCCGACGAGTCCGGGCGGGAGCGGGTGTGGCGCACGGTCGGCGGGCACCCGCGGGCGCTGGAATACCTGGATGCGCTGCTGCCCGACGCGCAGTCCGGCACGGCGGGGTCCGGCCGCTTCGCCGACATCACCGATCGGCTGCGCGACGCGGTCCAGGACCGTCTCGGGCCGGACCGGGCCGCGGAGTGGCTGGGGCAGAAGCGCACTCTCGACGCCGCGCTCGCCGACACCGTCACGCTGGCCGCCGACGACGTGCTGCTCACCGAACACCTGGACCGGCTCGCCGCCATCGACGGCGCCGTCACGCTCCTGGCCGCGATCAGCGTCTACCGCGAACCGGTCGATCGCAACGCACTGCTGTTCCACGTCGGTGTCCCGGACCCGAACCCGCCGGCCGGACCCGATCCGGGCGAGGCGGTAGCGCAGATCCGTGAGCTGCTTGCGCGCTATCAGTTCGAGCTGGACGACCTCGGCGATGTGGTCGGCCCGGACAGCCCGTTGACGCCGACCGACCGGGAACGCCTGGAACCGCTCGTTGAAGAG
It encodes:
- a CDS encoding ABC transporter permease, with the translated sequence MRWLLAAGAVFLLAPLALPDPVATDFTAILAGPSWAHPLGTDQLGRDVLSRLVSGGRLTLGLTAAGVLFPAVAGTLAGLVAGYLGRGGVARLADLCASLPTVLIGLLAAVVLGPGLPSVLVAVCAVGWTPFARQAYQLTVREAGLNYVDAARALGAGPLRIAGRHIAPNIRSPLVAHLCLRFAGTLLSVSGLSFLGLGVQPPTPEWGAMVSDGRAHLFGAPHLVLAPAIAVVLTASLATAAGRRLGR
- a CDS encoding PQQ-dependent sugar dehydrogenase; this encodes MSRRRLRPAAMLAGLLVTALSALLLTSVSVAGDAAAETSHTRATPLTELTVATEQVASGLRRPIAITGLPDGRMLIAEKAGTVRAYHPGTGLAAEPVLDLTALVDPSNNERGLLGITPAPNFARTGLLYVAYTSLPAGALTLARVPIGAPDRLQVLLTQEHAEYGNHNGGQVAFGRDGYLYWSLGDGGHANDPFKAGQDLGTLLGKIVRIDVNRACGTKLYCVPSDNPFVRRAGARPEIWLYGLRNPWRFSVDPVDGSLWIGDVGQGLVEEINHIRPWQGGANLGWSCREGTPIFDPEQCRSDVRYTDPVFEYDHYNDNCSVTGGPVYRGAKTPQAYGTYIAADYCSTRVFAVRPKSGGGYDTATIGNFPTQPTAIGTDVTGELYVLSDLPGWLSRVRFQHVPPVTPSPVANR
- a CDS encoding CU044_2847 family protein, with the protein product MAQLIPVRVGAVEVLLEAVPVAGSQETSAAGRVADYAAGAFERAQAVLEEAAVSTARTVGRIVARAGSPELVEVEFGVKVSAKGDVIVAGSTGEASLKVKIVYGAAAVGGVPEEEPVP
- a CDS encoding DUF4832 domain-containing protein — protein: MRHARLIALCAVFALAALFAAHSAAADLFARPAAAVSGVPERPAPPAAPDPSLTAHALTAAPGPLDNPLKGFARFYVPGEDQNAGYPRSLSWSYFGLSEVMRDAGNCAAYDWSVVDRALNEMASYGNQAAIRFYLEYPGGTGGHPANAIPRCFDGHVAYRTNTHWGTVSPDYDSPYLLDAVTAFIGALGARYDGDPRIGFLNLGIVGLWGEWHTWPFDADTGDGHPNLMPTDASGARIVRAFDDAFDVTKLEIRYPESAGGAADDLDIGYHDDSFCYREGSPAAGVTLPRSLGGASYSQLERALDRGVENKWMTSSMGGEVRPEIQGTAFDAWPGGSGQVDDMRACIELEHTTWKINQGSQGYAPSDPRVAEAVRLMGYDLTATHAYLPDRASGTATVGVTIANRGVAPFYYPWTMSLGLRDAAGTVVKTWDTSWDLRTVMPLRIRAFPDWNAGAAYLDHGHPRYFQTGVDLTGVPAGSYQVVLRVRNPLEAISPAAKKLRFGNASQGGDGWLGLGNLAVDPGAGGTPAPSAPEPEPEPEPEPTSSVPAGGGLTLDDFDGAPAYPADARNDLRGWTGGNCFANGDGGGVVADGALTLRYDNCGWFGSDVGTDVSAYTHLVVRIRGDAGGEESHFHLSLGGTTRLLGEYVLDGGARPAVTTRYRDIRIPMAANGIDPTRPGQLAMGFWYGGRGTVTIDGVRFE
- a CDS encoding ferredoxin produces the protein MRLSVDQDSCIGSGQCVITAPEVFDQRDEDGIVTLLTDRPDPGDAADVRHAAAICPAAAISVAD
- a CDS encoding ABC transporter permease; translated protein: MPAIPDNPCRVFAGTVLRTRVATEVPDAAVRARVAAEFGLDASPAEQYWRWLLAALRGDLGLSFVTRTPVAAMVLDALLVSSLPAALSLLLAAAAGIPAGVRAAHRPGGWADRLLTGGGVLGVSVPEFVLAPVLILVFAVWGGVLPAVGWGEPRHVVLPVLTMAVYPAALAAQLVRAETVEVLTRPHIRAARAHGLRPSWILWRHAARQGTVSVLSLSGMFVAGLIGGSVVVEVVYGVLGLGRLLYDAVLAQDLPVVQAATLVVLAIALAGGVLAEVVQLALDPVARDRG
- a CDS encoding tetratricopeptide repeat protein, which translates into the protein MTVPGLEFLGRVAGAEGTAVGTCFQVEAGVLVTARHVLRDAGAAELGDVVRVAPIGGGPARDAVVARVDDVHDLAVLTTRTPLAGSCVRLIRSDAVRDDEPVTVAGHPTIEDPGHTYQLVSSGGRWRGPALRENVLWSRLQADAVMPGMSGAPVLRAADRAVAGVVSGRYNSADGWLANAVWVARVEDLRPLLDGVARVEIDDDLPSGTRLDVVLAVSDSRVHLSGAGEDVTADHRGVRAGLVNALHDVRRERARPQTVVRDDVTAVRSAPGVVSLRRAGELLAESFLPVPVAQALARVLHRAERAHVPVRFGVEAPGHWPLPWEALPEPVTGRPLVLHELVSVYRRVPSAGSRSTPAGGPLRIVVAIASPETGGGPLLDYERELSSVLDAVHSAHRSRAVVRIVPFATTAAIRAVLDEDATHVLHLSAHGAPGLLHLEDERGNARGVDAETLVREAIPPGRMPRVISLAACYTDAEGEDGAQSFAAQLARRGAGAVIATQTSVTDVYATQLFARVYAELAGSGSPDVVAAVAQSRRAVQQNFSMGTDALTQAVAGMDEWSVVSVLASAPAVTVVDGDAPAGRRAETVPDLKGLLARPVGQFVGRRHAQRVLPGLLLSDGTAGVLLHGIGGIGKTTLAAELVRRLLDTADDWRLVTVTGTATVDGVLAAVADVARRDLLRRQELFGDAAVAVQTAGRVDVPWRDRFGLLREDVLAGVRILLVLDNFEDNLAADAGHGWSITDPNLAGLLAAWLGSPGRSRLLITCRYPFALGGRLHAYQVPPLSLAETRKLLWSLPRLDRHAADESGRERVWRTVGGHPRALEYLDALLPDAQSGTAGSGRFADITDRLRDAVQDRLGPDRAAEWLGQKRTLDAALADTVTLAADDVLLTEHLDRLAAIDGAVTLLAAISVYREPVDRNALLFHVGVPDPNPPAGPDPGEAVAQIRELLARYQFELDDLGDVVGPDSPLTPTDRERLEPLVEEVSRPPEAPFAAPAGLDGLIRHLSGTGLVATLDDGRIVMHRWTATELHQRWDAPTSPHHRPALVASAHREAAAYWRWRVNVWPQDRTADLHDMEEARHHLLANGDSDAAGVITEYICDQLHTSGAWDRETSLIHDTLRRLPPNSPRRPAYFYKLGVLAQARGDYAEAERRFQQALDRDEELGNRAGAASSYGQLGVLAQARGDYPQAERRYRQALAIDEELGNRAGAANTHHQLGILAQDRGDYSEAERRYRQALTTFEELGNRAATANTHHQLGILAQNRGDYSEAERRYRQALTTFEELGNRAATANTHHQLGILAQIRHDYAEAERRYQQALTIDEELGNRAGAASSYGQLGMLAQDREDYSEAERRYRQALTTFEELGNRAEAAISHHQLGMLAQERGDHSEAERRYQQALTIDEELGNRAGAAISHHQLGMLAQDRGDRSEAERRYQQALTTFEELGHRASAAASISQLGVLRADMNDAAGAVPLHCRALAIRLGIGLPEAGFDIVRLRDLRTKLDETTFTQAAGTVLDDQSLAALIAILEDADEPEHGDGT